The nucleotide sequence CACAAGATTAGATGAGGTTTTGAGATATGATCCATGATGTTAGGACTTTGCACATGATGGACTAGACTTGGATCATTTATCGGACAATCATTCTAAGCAAGTAATGTATGCTTATTTCATTTGTTAAATGAAGTGTTTTCCTAAGTTATGGTTGTGTGATCTTAAGTCATGCTTGGATGAAGCAATAACGATAGTTTGCTCACATAATCGTTTGttcataaatctttttttttattttttatttttctgttctagGTTCTTCGTGAAGCTTGTGAGATTTTAAAAGATTGACTATTTATGGAGTTTTTGATGGTCATGGTCGAAATGGCCATATGGTGGCGAGGAAAGTAAGAGATATTCTCCCTCTAAAGTTGCGTGCCAATTGTGAAGTATATGTAGGTAACGATGAATGCAGAGAGAACAATATCAGCAGTACCAGAAGCATGAGTTCGGAGGAAACTTCATCTCTAACCCGTTttttcttttgtgggtcctaagggatcatgggaggcttcggaaAGGTTGACTTttacggatggacacgcaagaatGCTGtatgacttagacaaaaccaactaagtccatgacatgaTAGTGAGAAAAGTGAGAGATATTCTCTCTCTAAAGTTACGTACCAGTTGGAAAGTATATGTAGGTAATGACGAATGCAGAGAAAACAATATCAGCAGTACCAGAAGCATGAGTTCGGAGGAAATTTCATCTATGAACCTCAATGAAGAATCCAAAGCTTCTGTTGGGTTTGAAGAAAGAGTCGAGCATTCAGAAACATTGACAATATTGAAAGACTCATTCCTAAAGGCTTTTAGAATAGTGGATAAAGAACTGAGACTGCATCCAGATATCGATTGCTTTTACAGTGGGACAACAGCAGTTACTATGGTCAAGCAGGTTGGCTATTAGTAATTAACTTCCTATCATATTTTCTTTTTGAACTGATGAAGCATCTCGGTACAAGTTCTAGTTAATACAAAGCAAATTCTACTGTTTTCTGTTGTTAATGTGGGTTTCCTTCATCTATAGGGTCAAGATCTTGTCATTGGAAATGTTGGAGACTCGAGAGCAGTGTTAGGCACAAGAGATTAACGTAACACCTTGGTTGCAGTCCAGTTGACTGTGACTGTGGATCTTAAACCAAATCTTCCCGGTATGTCTTTTTGTCTTTTGTTTATTCTTCtccgataggatttgatcttgacgatgtTCGAGCCGATGTTGTCTTTATTCAAAGTGATCCATCCGAATCTCTATGTCTTCGCTAGATGATGAAGGAGCTTTGGATGTGATTCTTCAAAGGGACTAATCGAAGGAGATTGATTATCCCTAAAGATTAATGTTTAtagttctggttcagattgaggggaTCGGTTCTTATAGGCATTCCAACCCACatatcatttctaaatatacatctcatttgacgaagtagatttttatttatgatgctaaatctatctagctttataaccTTTTCGTCGGGTGATATTATAATATTGTAgacattaagtattctagtgattatatctatatatattccATTTTTGACATTTGTTTGTAAATTTagctattcttcttttttttatgatgtttaaACCTATACTGGATCTATTTTTATACATTTATATACCAGTCAGAACCGAGTTCGTGGTGAGAATCAGAGGTATCTCACGTCCAAGATGCTGGGGTATCAAACTGATGTGCCAAGGTGACTCAAACTGAGTTGTTGAGGTGCGAATCAAAGACAGCTCTAAGATGGCTCAAGTCCAAGGTGCAAAAATAGTCCGCTCTTTGACCTAAGGTCAAATTGACCAAACTGAATTGATACACTATAAGAACTGACTTTGGCCTTTGCTAAAGTGGATTATATACACATGTGATATCAAATATCTAAGATTGTTAATATTTGAGTGTTCATCCGAATCAAGATAACATGAGTTGAGGGTGCTAATCGAGTCGAGGTAAAGTACTCTGAATCAGATGAAATGTACACCTAAGTGACTCGAGGTGGATACTACAAAATAATGAGGGTTCAGGAGTGTGTCCAGCAGGTCTTCTAACGCTCACCTTAGCAGCGATTTCAATAATCGCTCGGGCGCTCGCTTAGGAGCTCGAACAAgatgaggcgaggcccgagtgcctcatTTCATGTCTAGGCACTTCGGTTCAAAGCCTAAACGCTCACCCGAGTCCAGGCGCCAGGTGCTTCGGGCGAGCGTTGGGGTTAAACTAGGTGACTGAACCAATGTTTTACGTCTAATTTGGTCTCCGGTGTTTTTGAACTAACTAAAACACCAATATCAGCCTCCCAGCATCCCTCTCATGACTTCCCCAATCCTAACCCTACTCGCGATTCTGACATTGACATTCTCTCTATGTTGTTGCCTCTCTCTGTTGTCATTGTCTCTCTTCGCTATCGTTGCTTGTCGTTAATGTTGCTACTCATCGTGGCTGCTGTCATTGTtactatcgtcgctcgccgctcactTCATATTTAGCATCTTTTGCCTCCACCGTCAATTTATGCTCCGTGATGATTGTATACTGCAAAGAGTATATACATCACGATGCTCCATTGTATTTAGAAGGATCAATCACAAAGAGCCAAAAGAATACAATTTTTGAAGCAATATGAAAGAATACGAGAACATGAATTCTTTTGAAGGCTATATAGAAGAATATGAAAACATGAATTCTTGAAGTGTTGGCATTTAGTAGGTAAGGATGGTAGAACATGGATACAACATTGTGTTTCCGTGGATAGTTTGGGCTTATTGATTGTCTTTGACAATTTCGATAAAACTTATGATGGCTTCTTGAAAATCAATCGAGTTGCCTTCTCATTGTCTTCTAGTCTTGTGAATGAGATGATGTTACCACCTTAGTTAATCCTTTTCAATTATGAGTTATCTAGGAAACAATCACTTAGCCATGATCCATCTGCTctttaatcttcttcttcttttgctgtCCGAGTTTGCTGAGCCACAAAGAATCAGTGTGTTATGTAGTAAGGGTCTGTCCGAGAACTCTCTTCCGTTTCCTCATCAGCCGAAAGTAAAGGAAAAGGAATGATTTGTCGGACAAACTATTGTCTGTAAGCCATGAAATCAACTCTAAACTGGAATAAAAGGTAAATATAATATGTAAgagttttaattatatttaacatTGGTGTACTCTCACAAAGGCAAATGTCATCTCGAATGTTGGTTGAAACGCTATCATTCGTTATTGAGTCATGTTGGCGTCACACCACAGCATCATTCAGTAGAATAATTGGAAGGGAAACCTCTACCACACGTGCATTCCACGTGATGTGATCCGCCCCTTGTTTCTGGAACGAAGACGGGCGCATTCGTGTCGGCCCAGTATTGGCATTTGGGCCGCCGAACAAGCCCGGGAACGCAAGCTGTCGATCTAGGTTTTATGGGTCCGGAGCACATATATATATGCCCTCCGCTGCGTCGGTTTCTTTCTCGTTTGCGTCCTCGCCGAAGCGGTTTCCTTTGCCTTGCGCTCTCGGTTCAATTTTGGGCGGAGGCGCATCGCTTGTCATGGCGAAGGGAGACGACGCGGTGAGGCGGAGGAAGAACAAGACCAACCGCAAGCGGATGAAGAACAGCGAATCCGCCGTGTCCGCCCGCGTCGCCGCAATCATCGCTGCCAAGCGGCGCCGCAAGACCGGGAATCGCCGCATCTGCGAGGTCCTTCTGATGAACATACGCTCGCTTCTCTTGGATGCGACCCCAGTTCGATCGCAATCGGCCTTTCTCGGGTGTCCTGCTTCTCACATCATGTGTTTCGTGCAGGGGATGTGCTTTAGCCTCCCGACGCCTGACGATCCCTTCAATGATCGCCACGGGAAGGAGACGAAGCAGAAACCCAGCAAGAGTGTGTCACCTCCTCCCGTCTCCGCCACCGAGGAGAGCAAGAATCAAAGGTGTGATGCTGCTGTGAGAGCGGAGCATCGTGCCAGCGAAGGTGGTGGCGTCGGCAGCGACTGCGACTCGGACTATGGTTGCCCTTCCAAGTTCCTTATCCTGTGCTTGAACGCCATACATGACGCGTGGAAGGATCGACAAGCAGCGCCTGATGGTAGCTTGGATGGTTCTCTTTTCGCCTGCGACTGGGGTGTTGATTTCtggaagtgttgttcttccggctCGCACATCATCGACACCAGTGGGTCTTGCCCCACCACAGAGCAGGTCGCTTGGTTGGTGTCTACAGCTTCTGATATCATTACGAGGAAGGAGAAGCAGGGGCATGTCGTTCCCAGTCCCTTCCTTCTTTTCCTTGTGCCAACGCGGGAGAAGGCTGTTCAGGTCTTTATCTGCTGCCTTTTGTTTCGATAGCTTTACCAATTATTGCTGTCTATAAATCACGGCACTCTGGTTATTGCCACAGCCTGATTTGCTTGTGCCTTTGACTTGTATTTATGTTCAGATAAGGTCAGTGTGCAAACCACTCAAGGCCCTAGGAATACACACAGTAAGCTTGCATCCTGATGCACCATTGGATCACCAGGTGCAGGGGTAAGCAATTGCTTGGGCTTTTACTTCTGTGCTGCTGTTTAGCTATGTGCTTTTGGATGCTTGTACTAGAAAGAACTGCAACAAGATGAAGACCAAAGTAGTTGTGATTTAGTACAATAAGGAAACTAATATCAAGGAAAAGGTCTCCTTGTTTTAAGCAgttatttaaaaagcgctaggtgtcAAAAGGCACCAAAGTCCCAAACACCCGAGGCGAGCAAAGCGAGACTCTCTaaactattaaaatataaaaaataaataatattagtaatctagtaaacaaaaattattttgtatagtaattaataatctactattaacagtatatactGTTAATAGCAATTAGAAGGGAAGATTAGAAACCGATAGTGAGAAGTTGCGGTGAGAAGTCGTGGTGTGAAGTTAGCGGACAACAGTCGCAGCACCAGACAGCATCAGCGGCAGCAGAGTTGCGGATAGCAGGAGGCAACAGACAGCGGTGGAAGCTGTAGAGTCGTTGACAGCAGGAGGTAGTGGACAACAGCAACATCGGTAGTGGAGTTGTGGACAGCAGGAGGGAGCGGAGTCGCATCGTGGACAGCAACAGCGATAGCGGACAGCAATGGCAGACAGCAAGACTTGATTGGTGACAGAGGAAGACTCGGAGGCAACAAGAGAAATTGTTGGCGACGGAGGTGTCGGCGGTGAACATAGAGGGAGAAATCATTGGTGGTGGACGTAGAGGGAGAAAGCATAGGGTTGGGAGTCGGGGTCGCGTGCAAGTTTTGATATAATTGTGTGCGTGCGTTGGTTCAACTAACGTAAATTTAACTGAATCAGACTGAAAAAGTTTGGTTCGGTCACCTTATATcaaccaggcgctcgcccgaagtgctCGATGCTTGGGCTCGGGCAAGTGCCCAAGCGTTGCCTCATTGAAGCGCGTCGCTTGGCCCTTAAACGAGGCACTCgtgcctcgcctcacctcgcccgagcacctaggcgagcacCTTTTTAGATCACTGGATTTTAGGAAGCAACAGTGGTCCCCAAAAGGTATGAAAACAAAATCTTCCTTCTTCAACAAGTTATTCTGGAACGAATGATTTTTCACTGAAAATGAGATTGTTCTCACAAAGTAATTCTAAGAAGAAATATGCAAAAGAAGGAAGAAGTTTAtagaaatgagagagagagagagagagcagaaaaGCTAAAGGCCCACTTTACATACTTGCAACATGCACAATGACTAGTAAGATATGATGTTTGATAAGAAGATGCTCTTATGATTGGAAGATTACAACTGATAGGATTATTATTCTCACATTCCGTTCATCCGGATGAATCTGATAGCTAAGGAAAAAAATTACAcaaattcaaataaatatttgTTTAACTTAGATGTGTTTTATAATTTTATGACTGTACAAGGTTTTCGAAAGAAGTTAAAACAACTAAGTTGATGATCTTGAGAATATAATACCAGAAAGAGCAAAGGTTCCCATCATTGTGAGGTTTCCACACGTGCAAAATATCATTCAAATTATAAAAGGTTTCCATAGGCAATGTCATTCAAAGAAAATCTTtactattttagtattttattggaATCGGATCGGGCATTGTCGGTCAAGCCTCGAGATATTGGGTCATTGGTTGAACtaggtttgataaaaaaataaatttaaaatttaaaattttaaaaataataaatataacaaaatatGTGTGAAATGACTGGATGAATCCAAATAACTCATTGGTCGAGCAAACATAAAAGTGTGAATTCTTACAGGAGTTGGGTGATGACAAGAGAGGGAGAATTGAGAAAAAATAGGGTAGTGATGAAAGTCCAAAGGAGAGACGATGACAATAAGAGAGATTGATGACAAGAGATAGAGGGCAAATGACTACAATGAGCGCTGCAATGAAAGAGGATGGTAGTGCAAGAGGAAGATGGAGGTGAGATGATGACATCAGAAGTGAGAGAATGGACCGGGGTGGTAGAAGGAGAGGATATTAGCGAGAGACAATGAAGGCGACGGTGTGGGAGCGCATGATAAGGGGATAAGATGATAGCAAATGCAATaatgttttcttctctttcatcttTGTAATAAAAAAAGACATATGCCActgcaaaaaataaaatattttattaacattatagaaaataaatatattgaaTCAAATGTATCCGCATATATTTTAATTGAAGAATTGTTTCATTGAAGAATTGAATTTCTAAGAAATATACAAATGCATCATCTATCTTGTGAATAATGGACATCATAATGGGATATGGAGAACTTTTGCATGTTTGCTTTCATGTATAGAAGATGCATTCAGTTGTTGTTAGCATTATGGCTGTTACGGATATATTTGGGAAGACTTCGTTAAGTTTTCTTCTAAGACAACTCATTATTGGCTACAAGTTTAACAAGAGTTGCATATGCCttgattttcttaatttttgaATGAATATTCCTGTAATGTTGGATATGTTGTTTACAGCAGGAATTCAGCACATATTTGTTCAGTAGCAATCAAGAACTAGGACATCATATCTGTGAATTTTGCTTGAAAAGTATGGTGCCACTCATgccacttgaaaatgatttttctttttactgTCTTATTGCACTTTAGGAATTCAATCATGCTTTCAAGTTTGTTGTTTCTAGTGTTTTGCAACTTGTCCCTCTTTCTACATAAGGTCATCAGTTAATTACTACTAACTGCCACTTTTCTTAGTACAGTTTAAGAAGCTGCGAGCCTGAGTTTCTTGTATCTACTCCAGAGAGGTTGCTTGAACTTGTTTC is from Musa acuminata AAA Group cultivar baxijiao chromosome BXJ1-6, Cavendish_Baxijiao_AAA, whole genome shotgun sequence and encodes:
- the LOC135676428 gene encoding DEAD-box ATP-dependent RNA helicase 14-like isoform X1; protein product: MAKGDDAVRRRKNKTNRKRMKNSESAVSARVAAIIAAKRRRKTGNRRICEGMCFSLPTPDDPFNDRHGKETKQKPSKSVSPPPVSATEESKNQRCDAAVRAEHRASEGGGVGSDCDSDYGCPSKFLILCLNAIHDAWKDRQAAPDGSLDGSLFACDWGVDFWKCCSSGSHIIDTSGSCPTTEQVAWLVSTASDIITRKEKQGHVVPSPFLLFLVPTREKAVQIRSVCKPLKALGIHTVSLHPDAPLDHQVQGLRSCEPEFLVSTPERLLELVSLKAIDISGVSLLVLDGFNTFLDLGFVDKLNSVRETISGNPQVILFSDCYSEVFMSFAQNILSGPVTRLCQSDVVSCQSAFISQLVHFHTTQEEKVAKIKQIVSGIFSSEVPIPDKILLISRTANKFQMLRSSLKEEGYEISEDTSCAFSIISDSRKALRVFATDDDSLHEEDLEEFGITIFMDLPTSIEDYVHVLTTMARHSITGALHSFFCKGDVARAQPLVEVLMQCGQMLPEVLQKI
- the LOC135676428 gene encoding DEAD-box ATP-dependent RNA helicase 14-like isoform X2, with protein sequence MAKGDDAVRRRKNKTNRKRMKNSESAVSARVAAIIAAKRRRKTGNRRICEGMCFSLPTPDDPFNDRHGKETKQKPSKSVSPPPVSATEESKNQRCDAAVRAEHRASEGGGVGSDCDSDYGCPSKFLILCLNAIHDAWKDRQAAPDGSLDGSLFACDWGVDFWKCCSSGSHIIDTSGSCPTTEQVAWLVSTASDIITRKEKQGHVVPSPFLLFLVPTREKAVQIRSVCKPLKALGIHTVSLHPDAPLDHQVQGLRSCEPEFLVSTPERLLELVSLKAIDISGVSLLVLDGFNTFLDLGFVDKLNSVRETISGNPQVILFSDCYSEVFMSFAQNILSGPVTRLCQSDVVSCQSAFISQLVHFHTTQEEKVAKIKQIVSGIFSSEVPIPDKILLISRTANKFQMLRSSLKEEGYEISEDTSCAFSIISDRKALRVFATDDDSLHEEDLEEFGITIFMDLPTSIEDYVHVLTTMARHSITGALHSFFCKGDVARAQPLVEVLMQCGQMLPEVLQKI